One window of the Babesia microti strain RI chromosome IV, complete genome genome contains the following:
- a CDS encoding hypothetical protein (overlaps_old_locusTagID:BBM_III09105) has translation MCSVIHSCCILGVLLHILFLIEFSLSFRQQNHLLNYSKNCEHVKTCKHRGSTHNICRIQSNLHSLNNESTVGLNLFNRKNKSKNIYLNICNLISVNRKPDPLFLIPILLIHEKSTNLFDHVTNPKSIRDLRRSHFMNKRRFKYGYRACPVRGEFSHQELIISVPLSELKKVEAYDIICSEIFKDYNFPLYVFSLAKGFMYRVYHEYVCPSLKHSIQRCTGVNWDYIKGEGIFRHLSSIEPLYDIEYEKLIGDIAQSTKFTKLGLAGLHDSDGSSIDIATDSFIDANASDNDNPTTLPVPDVESFQIRLARYIKSIKDIVFVYKSIQLLKEILAREPTREELSYAFHGYNGKNNESDNCDIWNEYIVHKREVYNGFHRFLFRHSQCTAENRWNALKHSFLGREYIDECLRKRLHEGWIDMDLDMVVPNIERIIIDSLWKSLTNITILRLNGINGDIVQFVTNYLYHTAYIQIYKSLGVDIQKIEHANTAKRLMDSFSFKRKMMGDDNKDSFTLYNELMQQVSNKMGISVNKILESFDYVNEPIYNPEDPIPRKLRYANPQSYRFYDGIRTFGQLYTSPSNAEGLFNVKNELLVRSMRLLAIEALTDRVARYIFIASNGLFISEPKMTTPEIAKTLGMKEKVIDFINYTSFIRCSIYESIRISKKLPPFIKLYENLERDMHMLELPSDSYYTDMTIAEAKDARMKGTREFIDMPIISQIKYYRVNRRRIVDNLKRSPLVSLLNNVESVESEDFQLYPLDL, from the coding sequence ATGTGTAGTGTCATTCACTCATGTTGCATACTGGGGGTCTTGTTGCACATATTATTCCTTATAGAATTTTCTTTGTCTTTTAGACAACAAAATCACTTATTGAATTATTCTAAAAATTGTGAACATGTTAAAACATGTAAGCACAGAGGTTCTACCCATAATATATGCCGTATACAATCCAATTTACATTCATTGAATAATGAATCTACCGTGGGtcttaatttatttaacagGAAAAACAAGTCTAAAAATATCTACTTAAACATATGTAATCTCATATCTGTCAATCGCAAACCAGACCCATTATTTCTAATACCAATCCTTCTTATACATGAAAAGTCTACTAATTTGTTCGATCATGTAACCAATCCAAAATCCATAAGGGACTTAAGAAGATCGCATTTTATGAACAAAAGAAGATTCAAATATGGATATAGAGCTTGCCCAGTCAGAGGCGAATTTTCACATCAAGAACTAATAATATCGGTCCCATTATCAGAACTTAAGAAAGTTGAGGCTTACGATATTATTTGCAGTGAAATATTCAAGGATTACAATTTCCCACTCTATGTATTTAGTCTTGCGAAGGGTTTTATGTACAGAGTGTACCATGAATATGTTTGTCCCAGTCTCAAACATTCTATACAAAGATGCACCGGAGTAAATTGGGATTATATAAAGGGGGAAGGTATTTTTAGACATTTGTCCTCTATAGAACCCTTGtatgatattgaatatgaaaaattgattgGCGATATTGCACAATCAACTAAATTTACCAAGCTCGGTTTAGCAGGTTTACATGATTCAGATGGATCTAGCATTGATATTGCTACAGATTCGTTTATAGATGCAAATGCATCAGACAATGATAATCCCACTACATTACCTGTACCGGATGTTGAATCTTTCCAAATACGTCTTGCCAGATATATTAAATCCATCAAAGatattgtatttgtttACAAAAGCATCCAGTTGCTAAAAGAGATTTTGGCAAGAGAACCTACTAGAGAAGAACTCAGCTATGCATTCCATGGTTACAATggcaaaaataatgaaagTGACAATTGCGACATATGGAACGAATACATTGTGCACAAAAGGGAAGTATATAATGGATTCCATAGATTTCTTTTCAGGCATAGTCAATGCACTGCTGAAAACCGTTGGAACGCCCTAAAACACAGCTTTTTGGGCCGTGAATATATCGATGAATGCCTGAGGAAGCGATTACATGAGGGCTGGATTGATATGGATCTAGATATGGTCGTTCCCAATATAGAACggattattattgattcTTTGTGGAAATCGCTCACCAACATAACAATACTTAGATTAAATGGGATTAATGGGGATATTGTGCAGTTTGTAaccaattatttgtatcaCACTGcctatatacaaatatataaatcactAGGTGTTGACATACAAAAGATAGAACATGCAAATACTGCTAAAAGGTTGATGGATTCGTTTAGTTTCAAGCGTAAAATGATGGGGGATGATAACAAGGATTCCTTTACTTTGTACAACGAGCTTATGCAACAAGTGTCTAATAAAATGGGCATCAGCGTGAACAAAATACTTGAATCATTTGACTATGTAAATGAGCCTATTTATAATCCAGAAGATCCAATTCCCAGGAAATTGCGCTACGCAAACCCACAATCATATCGATTCTACGACGGAATACGTACTTTTGGCCAATTATATACTAGCCCCTCCAACGCAGAGGGTCTTTTTAATGTGAAAAATGAGCTACTAGTCCGTAGCATGAGACTCTTGGCCATAGAAGCTCTTACTGACCGTGTGGCTAGgtatatattcattgcTTCCAATGGTTTGTTCATTTCAGAGCCAAAAATGACAACACCCGAAATCGCTAAGACTCTGGGTATGAAAGAAAAGGTTATTGACTTTATTAACTATACGTCTTTCATACGTTGCTCCATTTACGAATCTATACGTATTTCAAAGAAACTGCCTCCgttcattaaattatatgagAACTTAGAGAGGGACATGCATATGCTCGAATTGCCATCCGACAGCTATTACACTGACATGACGATCGCTGAAGCGAAAGATGCTAGGATGAAGGGAACACGAGAATTTATTGACATGCCTAttatatcacaaattaaGTACTACCGAGTTAACCGAAGGAGAATAGTTGATAATCTCAAAAGGAGTCCACTGGTATCCCTTTTAAACAATGTAGAATCGGTGGAGAGTGAGGATTTTCAGCTTTATCCTCTTGATTTGTGA
- a CDS encoding hypothetical protein (overlaps_old_locusTagID:BBM_III09110): MIGTEEKQYYSHGITINCRYDGRDSSGISKLVVEKGSVIGSQASSTVSYVDSNVTCTINLNINTEWKLHIKTLFKGDNNNDHILCWDRSERLNYLLRSLMFSNHWLKDESSIQDSCYYWNLEINLSISQAGGSLLDASSYAIVSALSGVSIPRVNVINHTEGVKLTLGSGNDQKITELIKAVPIIVTCGIFDNRDVWCMCENEENCMDTVISFAINRNSNVVGMNGTGSMLINHEQYMSKASEIATELFTSL; encoded by the exons ATGATTGGAACTGAAGAGAAGCAATACTACTCGCACGGCATAACTATAAATTGTAGATATGATGGGAGGGATAGTTCCGGTATTTCCAAATTAGTTGTGGAAAAGGGTTCCGTGATTGGGTCACAAGCCTCGTCTACCGTGTCATATGTAGATTCTAATGTCACTTGTACtataaat CTCAATATAAATACAGAGTGGaaattacacattaaaACTCTGTTCAAGGGGgacaataataatgatcACATTTTGTGTTGGGACAGGAGTGAACGGCTCAACTATTTGCTACGGTCTCTAATGTTTAGTAATCATTGGCTTAAGGATGAGTCATCCATTCAAGATTCCTGTTATTACTGGAATCTTGAGATTAACTTGTCG ATTTCACAAGCAGGAGGTTCACTACTTGATGCTAGTAGTTATGCTATTGTTTCTGCTCTTTCTGGTGTTAGTATCCCAAGAgttaatgttattaatCACACTGAGGGGGTTAAATTGACCCTGGGTAGCGG TAATGACCAAAAAATAACGGAATTGATTAAAGCCGTGCCAATTATAGTCACTTGTGGCATATTTGATAACCGTGATGTCTGGTGTATGTGTGAGAATGAAGAAAATTGTATGGATACTGTTATTTCTTTTGCTATAAATCGCAATTCTAATGTAGTTGGAATGAATGGTACTGGTAGTATGCTCATTAATCACGAACAATATATGAGCAAGGCTAGTGAAATTGCTACAGAACTGTTTACATCGCtataa
- a CDS encoding DNA polymerase delta subunit 1 (overlaps_old_locusTagID:BBM_III09115) has protein sequence MQAHQKWSNSLQHVLRPNETHVFQIDADYTTQLVPLEQIQERNVCYSKFNDTSNNLMMLTEISIVRIYGVMKDHSSILLNIYNFWPYFYIKMPPNFIPHHIEKLTILLNEYLKSQHFKKSRLFVVKIEIVKKQSLMFYSPDNSIDFLKITVALPRMVSTLRTFIENGISIKGNIQRMVFEANLPYVMRFLLDCSIFGGCWLKVSDYTIIPKHQQSSHCSLEIDLDYNSVIALDVSGEWISLGAIRILSFDIECIKREGNGFPSAQEDPVIAISSIIETVGFPDKKWSFIFTIGECAPISGTCIFSFVNETDMLLAWSQFFRAVDPDLITGYNIVNFDIPYLIERAMSLNLDEFCYLGRIKNIPTTVKSGVKSNRQLGLYENKDINIEGRIIFDVHDLIRREYSLKSYSLNYVSFEFLKELKDDVHYSIMKSLHYGTNEERRRLANYCLKDSLLPLKLIDKLLLLINYVEMARVTGTPIKFLITRGQQIKVTMQILRQCKVMNLVMPCIKSNGQEANYEGAMVMEPIKGYHKVPIAVLDYQSLYPSLMIAHNICYSTLIRSEDLHKYDEKDFTRVPDNEGICFIKPHIKGLLPIVVDNLLTARAKAKHEMKMCEDPFTKNVLNGRQYALKITANSVYGYTGASSGGWLPSVQLATAITSFGRQLIGKTAMTIERMYTVANGYSADAKVVYGDTDSVMINFGVGTVEEAMKLGTEAANKISSEEIKPIKLVFEKVYFPFLLLTKKRYAGLLYSNSDKYDKIDCKGIESVRRDFCMLVQQMTERVLHLLLIDINLQGAIDFTKQKIKDLLTNEIDISLLVVTKSLGKQDYEARLPHVELAKKMKAREPTNAPGVGDRISYIITKGTKGQPQFDRAEDPLYVVENDLPIDTGHYLESIKSTIMKFFEVIMPNPESLFSGDHTRIITESTVTTGALSKFMTKSYRCMSCSSIIQTPPLCKYCAESEQSKLVLEQINSLRVKEEAFASMWSECQRCQQSLHNVVKCSNSDCPIFYRRAKVRKDLINIQNKINSLKIAYE, from the exons ATGCAAGCCCATCAGAAATGGTCAAATAGTTTACAGCATGTTTTGAGGCCTAATGAGACAC ATGTGTTTCAAATAGATGCTGACTATACAACGCAATTGGTTCCATTAGAACAAATACAAGAAAGGAATGTGTGTTACAGTAAATTCAATGATACtagtaacaatttgatgatGTTGACCGAAATTTCAATTGTCAGAATCTACGGTGTAATGAAAGACCACAGCagtattttattaaatatatacaatttttggccttatttttacattaaaatGCCACCAAATTTCATTCCACATCATATAGAAAAGCTTACAATACTTCTTAAC GAATATTTGAAGTCGCAGCACTTCAAGAAATCTCGCCTATTTGtagtaaaaattgaaatagtCAAGAAACAGTCTCTCATGTTTTATTCACCTGACAATAgcattgattttttaaaaattacagtTGCATTGCCCAGAATGGTTTCCACACTAAGAAcatttattgaaaatggAATATCAATCAAAGGTAATATTCAA CGAATGGTTTTTGAGGCAAATCTTCCTTATGTAATGCGATTTCTACTTGATTGTAGCATTTTCGGTGGCTGTTGGTTGAAGG TCTCtgattatacaattataccGAAACATCAGCAAAGTTCCCACTGCTCATTAGAGATTGACCTTGATTATAATTCTGTAATAGCTTTGGATGTTTCTGGCGAGTGGATTTCTTTGGGGGCAATAagaattttatcatttg ATATTGAATGCATAAAACGTGAGGGCAACGGCTTCCCTTCGGCCCAAGAAGACCCAGTTATTGCAATATCCTCTATAATAGAAACAGTTGGATTCCCCGATAAAAAATGGAGTTTCATATTCACAATTGGGGAATGTGCTCCGATTTCTGGGACGTGCATTTTTTCATTCGTCAATGAAACAGATATGTTGCTTGCTTGGTCACAATTTTTTCGTGCA GTGGATCCTGATCTAATAACTGGATACAACATTGTAAACTTCGATATACCCTATCTAATAGAAAGGGCTATGTCATTGAATTTGGATGAATTTTGTTATCTGGGACGAATCAAAAACATACCTACGACCGTAAAATCAGGGGTTAAATCTAATAGACAACTTGGTTTGTATGAAAATAaggatataaatattgaagGAAGGATAATTTTTGACGTGCATGATCTCATACGCCGTGAATACAGTCTTAAGTCATATTCCCTGAACTATGTCTCCTTCGAGTTTTTAAAGGAACTTAAAGATGATGTACACTATAGTATTATGAAAAGCTTGCATTATGGTACAAATGAGGAGCGTCGTAGACTTGCTAATTACTGTCTTAAGGATTCACTACTCCCTCTTAAGTTAATTGATAAACTGTTActactaattaattacgTGGAAATGGCCCGTGTTACTGGTACGCctatcaaatttttaattaccAGGGGCCAACAAATTAAGGTTACAATGCAGATATTGCGGCAGTGTAAAGTAATGAACCTGGTAATGCCTTGCATAAAATCAAATGGCCAAGAAGCGAATTACGAAGGAGCGATGGTTATGGAGCCCATTAAAGGCTATCATAAAGTCCCAATTGCGGTACTAGATTACCAATCGCTATACCCATCATTGATGATCGCccataatatatgttattcAACGCTAATACGGTCTGAGGATCTTCATAAGTATGACGAAAAGGATTTTACTAGAGTCCCGGATAATGAGGGGATTTGCTTTATTAAGCCGCATATTAAA ggcCTATTACCGATTGTGGTAGACAATTTGCTAACAGCTAGGGCCAAAGCTAAGCATGAGATGAAGATGTGTGAAGATCCTTTCACCAAAAATGTGCTAAATGGTCGTCAATATGCCCTAAAAATCACTGCAAATTCTGTTTACGGGTATACAGGAGCGTCG TCAGGCGGTTGGCTTCCCAGCGTCCAATTAGCAACGGCCATCACTTCGTTTGGTCGTCAGTTAATAGGAAAGACTGCTATG ACAATTGAAAGGATGTATACAGTTGCCAATGGCTACAGTGCAGATGCAAAAGTTGTCTATGGTGATACCGATTCCgtgatgataaattttggtGTAGGCACCGTGGAGGAAGCTATGAAATTAGGTACTGAAGCCGCGAATAAGATATCTTCGGAGGAGATTAAGCCAATCAAACTTGTATTTGAAAAGGTCTACTTTCCATTCCTACTCCTTACCAAAAAACGCTATGCTGGTTTACTCTATAGCAACTCtgataaatatgataaGATAGATTGTAAGGGAATAGAATCAGTGCGGAGAGATTTTTGCATGCTGGTGCAACAGATGACGGAACGCGTGTTACATTTGTTGTTGattgatattaatttgCAGGGTGCTATTGATTTTACcaagcaaaaaattaaggATTTACTAACCAATGAAATAGATATATCTCTACTTGTGGTTACCAAGTCTTTGGGCAAACAAGATTATGAAGCAAGGCTGCCTCACGTTGAGCTTGCCAAGAAAATGAAGGCTAGGGAACCCACCAATGCTCCAGGAGTGGGAGATCgtattagttatataataacaaaGGGCACTAAAG GTCAGCCCCAATTTGATAGGGCAGAGGATCCGCTTTATGTTGTGGAAAATGATCTACCCATTGACACTGGTCATTACCTTGAGTCCATAAAATCTAcaattatgaaatttttcGAAGTAATCATGCCCAACCCTGAATCTCTGTTTT CCGGTGACCACACCAGAATAATTACTGAGTCTACAGTCACTACTGGTGCcctatcaaaatttatgaCCAAGAGTTATCGCTGTATGAGTTGTTCTAGTATAATTCAAACTCCACCGCTTTGCAAATACTGTGCAGAAAGTGAACAATCTAAGCTCGTTTtggaacaaattaattcGCTTAGGGTAAAGGAGGAAGCTTTTGCTTCAATGTGGTCAGAGTGTCAGAG GTGTCAACAGAGTTTGCACAACGTAGTTAAGTGTTCTAATAGCGACTGTCCCATTTTTTATCGTAGGGCTAAAGTCAGGAAGGATCTAATAAATATCCAAAACAAGATTAATTCGCTAAAGATCGCATATGAATAA
- a CDS encoding NOC2, nucleolar complex protein 2 (overlaps_old_locusTagID:BBM_III09125): MDSDSDYEEEFEITEDKIQSMLKFCANGSSSSIKKLLKLYHNAIKCRCSKKDENRNKFFIEESVYLDLIAKSQEYASILFNQTGPVVDEGQDYKIKITAKTFVLDTIQLVSSNKSFMDSIKLSLITLSKPNILRWIVAIGHVELHFLKIVFKILSNYPNQGIRLSSFSLLKCYLDMIMLPEYNLTQYGHALHNGLKKYNPNDLSTTKINNFSIGIYKSYLRSLSKGLNPKNWTLSRLSRNCVVELLVMIHSDKLYIVAFRQLRKIGKDTIDAWKKSKLDSICNWAFVESLTIWATVIGRTTPKLDHLVYPLVTISTASLKLGQNNERFAPFILCISKELNHLSRDIDKFIPIASHLLTLLDKLSKSKEYSKVKMPTIGIKNNENNNNNKLLGESHSAYEDTDAEHEYISDEDCGIHVDNHAADKRKPMPELAIFKLSLSQNNKDYNDIMYHVEDLSRIIITQHISLLAHHPSFPEIILPIVKHLKKHKNSKPWIRKLLGLIDESADRIRSLRKEIKFDKVNLDKLIFFKTSKIPIITHSFREMELLEKGIASVLVANSNKQ, from the exons ATGGATAGTGACTCGGATTACGAAGAAGAGTTTGAAATTACTGAAGATAAAATACAATCAATGCTTAAATTTTGTGCTAATGGATCCAGTAgttcaattaaaaaattgttgaaaCTATATCACAACGCCATTAAGTGCAGATGCTCGAAGAAGGACGAAAATAggaacaaattttttatagaGGAATCTGTTTACTTAGATTTGATTGCTAAGTCACAGGAATATGCATCGATACTGTTTAACCAAACCGGACCTGTGGTTGATGAGGGTCAagattataaaattaaaattactGCCAAAACTTTTGTTTTAGATACTATACAACTAGTCTCTTctaataaatcatttatggATTCTATTAAATTATCCCTAATTACTTTATCTAAACCTAATATTTTAAGATGGATAGTAGCTATTGGACACGTTGAATTACactttttaaaaattgtatttaagatattgtcaaattatccaaatcAAGGAATAAGACTTTCTTCATTTTCACTGctaaaatgttatttgGATATGATTATGTTGCCAGAATATAACCTCACTCAATATG gACACGCATTGCATAATGGactaaaaaaatacaatcCCAATGACCTATCGACCACAAAAATAAACAACTTTTCAAttggtatatataaatcatacCTACGTTCACTATCTAAGGGATTAAACCCCAAAAATTGGACCTTATCCCGATTATCTCGCAATTGTGTTGTTGAACTTTTGGTGATGATTCACAGCGATAAACTGTACATTGTCGCATTTAGGCAACTTAGGAAG ATAGGTAAAGATACGATTGATGCCTGGAAAAAATCAAAACTGGATAGCATATGCAATTGGGCATTTGTAGAATCTCTTACCATTTGGGCTACAGTCATTGGCCGCACAACACCTAAACTAGATCATCTCGTATATCCTCTGGTGACGATTTCCACAGCTTCACTAAAATTAGGTCAAAACAACGAAAGATTTGCACCATTTATTTTGTGCATATCGAAGGAGTTGAACCACTTATCTCGGGATATAGACAAGTTTATACCCATAGCATCTCACCTACTTACACTACTGGATAAATTGTCTAAATCAAAGGAGTATTCTAAAGTTAAAATGCCAACCATCggaataaaaaataatgaaaataataataacaacaaATTGCTAGGTGAATCGCACTCGGCATATGAAGACACTGATGCCGAACatgaatatattagtgATGAAGATTGTGGTATACATGTTGATAATCATGCTGCTGATAAAAGAAAACCCATGCCAGAACTTgcaatattcaaattatcactatCCCAAAATAATAAAGACTACAATGATATAATGTATCATGTCGAAGATCTGTCCAGAATTATTATAACTCAACATATATCACTACTAGCACACCATCCCTCATTCCctgaaataattttgccTATTGTTAAACACCTGAAGAAGCATAAGAACAGTAAACCTTGGATAAGGAAATTGCTAGGTTTGATCGATGAATCGGCGGACAGGATTAGGAGCTTGAGGAAAGAGATCAAGTTTGACAAGGTGAATCTAGACAAATTGATCTTCTTCAAAACATCTAAAATACCGATTATAACACACAGCTTCCGTGAAATGGAACTGTTGGAGAAGGGGATTGCTAGTGTACTAGTTGCCAACTCTAATaagcaataa
- a CDS encoding CWF19-like protein 1 (overlaps_old_locusTagID:BBM_III09130), which translates to MACVRIWDLSPKVDEESLNRVMSYFGTVVDCRVIRANNEKIQANAYVTFEMEESAKKAASADRKLECGGCPLRIELHEGLMFGKIASTPQPGCWFCLANDSCEIHMISYVFNYCYLAIAKGALNKFHCIITSIDHFPNLLLSPPAIREDIKYAVNIAINIIINRGQGAIAFERYMPMNSENANHLQVQVAAVPIDTAHFGNMFVKKFKHIRSEPFCYTKFLEEIPEKIYDKEQSYFLLHQVGRRIGSSKISESCYLWIIDKDKRIPLQIGRKIIVDLMDQTEIELIKPLESQQDVRSAAVNWRNCQVSREEEERSAKNLMELIKNELLT; encoded by the exons ATGGCTTGTGTTAGGATTTGGGATTTATCACCCAAAGTAGACGAAGAGTCTCTGAATCGAGTGATGTCATATTTTGGTACTGTGGTAGATTGCCGTGTGATAAGGGCGAATAACGAAAAAATTCAGGCAAATGC ttatGTAACTTTTGAAATGGAAGAATCAGCAAAAAAAGCAGCTAGTGCCGATAGAAAGCTTGAGTGTGGAGGTTGTCCGCTAAGGATTGAACTTCATGAGGGATTGATGTTTGGAAAAATCGCATCTACGCCACAACCGG GCTGCTGGTTTTGTTTAGCCAATGATTCGTGCGAAATACATATGATTTcatatgtatttaattat TGCTATTTAGCTATTGCAAAAGGAGCCCTCAACAAATTCCACTGTATTATAACTTCAATAGAccattttccaaatttattactAAGTCCACCTGCCATAAGGGAGGATATAAAGTATGCAGTCAATATtgcaattaatattatcattaatagG GGACAAGGGGCTATTGCATTTGAGAGATACATGCCTATGAATTCCGAAAATGCCAATCATTTACAAGTACAAGTGGCAGCTGTACCAATTGATACTGCCCATTTTGGCAATATGTTTGTCAAA aaatttaaacatataagATCAGAACCTTTTTGCTACACTAAATTTCTAGAAGAAATCcctgaaaaaatttatgaCAAAGAACAATCATACTTTTTACTTCACCAAGTTGGTAGACGAATTGGATCAAGCAAAATATCAGAAAGTTGTTATTTATGGATCATAGATAAGGATAAACGAATTCCACTCCAAATTGGCCGTAAAATTATCGTAGATTTGATGGATCAAACGGAAATAGAGTTAATAAAGCCCCTAGAATCACAACAGGATGTAAGGTCTGCCGCCGTTAATTGGCGTAATTGCCAAGTATCCAGGGAAGAGGAGGAGAGGTCGGCTAAAAACTTGatggaattgattaaaaatgagtTACTCACTTGA